A DNA window from Vigna angularis cultivar LongXiaoDou No.4 chromosome 1, ASM1680809v1, whole genome shotgun sequence contains the following coding sequences:
- the LOC108345829 gene encoding ARM REPEAT PROTEIN INTERACTING WITH ABF2: MMGNPNPNPSPNPAPEKEKRLQEELLGPILLGDRVIKLAQEVESSKVDCTELARKVQVVCDNLRSVVRVVSGTQCVNERPIRRIVGEVFKNLERTLAFLRKCKKHGGVLRQVFSMTTTADFRKVWNLLESSNGDLVWLLTILDSKEGTNVSLPPIASNDPILAWVWTFTYTLQLGQPKDRAEAATELGSLARGNERTKFIILEEGGVPPLLKLLKEASSPDAQVAAANALVNVTTNQERVVSYVVESHAAPTIVQVLGDSPMSVRVSVANLVSAMAEQHELAREEFVRANVTRPLVSLLSMDTVLADPMAGRASIHSLVLNLSNVGETNSDGSSRGSSHHRREREREVESPELRNEVKISCAKALWKLSKGCLSSCKKITETKGLLCLAKIIESESGELQLNCLMAVMEIAAVAESNADLRRVAFKRTAPAAKAVLDQLLRVVQEEGNPALVIPAIKAIGSLARNFSGKIPQVLGPLVAQLGSRDVDVASEAAIALGKFVSPDNYNCVDHSKAILELDGVPKLMSLLQINDRQQVHGLKLLCYLALNVGNSKVLEQERALNTLERYARLVQTQYSDLKDLHAKAIHHLSLYQPGAQLHRQPLGL; the protein is encoded by the coding sequence ATGATGGGCAATCCTAACCCTAATCCTAGCCCTAATCCTGCTCCGGAAAAGGAAAAGAGGCTCCAAGAAGAGCTGTTGGGTCCCATCTTACTGGGAGACCGCGTCATAAAACTGGCTCAGGAGGTGGAGTCGTCCAAGGTGGACTGCACGGAGCTGGCGCGGAAGGTGCAGGTGGTGTGCGACAACCTGCGCTCCGTCGTGCGTGTGGTGTCGGGGACGCAGTGCGTGAACGAGCGCCCCATACGCCGCATCGTCGGCGAGGTCTTCAAAAACCTAGAGCGCACTTTAGCGTTCTTGCGCAAGTGCAAGAAACACGGTGGCGTCCTCCGCCAGGTCTTCTCCATGACCACGACCGCCGACTTCCGCAAGGTCTGGAACCTTCTGGAATCCTCGAACGGTGACTTGGTGTGGCTCCTCACCATCTTGGACTCGAAGGAGGGCACCAATGTCTCCCTCCCCCCCATCGCCAGCAACGACCCCATCCTTGCATGGGTCTGGACCTTCACCTACACTCTTCAATTGGGTCAGCCCAAGGACCGCGCTGAAGCCGCCACTGAACTTGGCTCCCTTGCCAGAGGCAACGAGCGTACAAAATTCATCATCTTGGAGGAAGGTGGAGTTCCCCCTCTCCTCAAGCTTCTCAAGGAAGCTTCTTCCCCTGATGCTCAGGTTGCTGCTGCCAATGCTCTTGTCAACGTTACTACTAATCAAGAGAGAGTCGTTAGCTACGTCGTAGAGTCCCATGCTGCCCCCACTATTGTTCAGGTCCTTGGTGACTCCCCTATGAGTGTTCGTGTCTCTGTTGCCAATTTGGTCTCGGCTATGGCTGAGCAACATGAACTTGCTCGCGAGGAGTTCGTGAGGGCCAATGTGACTAGACCCCTCGTGTCGTTGTTGTCCATGGATACAGTCCTTGCTGACCCCATGGCCGGTCGTGCTAGTATCCATTCGCTCGTTCTGAATTTGTCCAACGTTGGGGAGACAAATTCGGATGGGAGTAGCCGTGGCTCCAGCCACCATCGgagggaaagagaaagagaggttGAGAGCCCGGAGTTGAGGAATGAGGTCAAAATCAGTTGTGCTAAGGCTCTCTGGAAACTCTCCAAAGGGTGTCTTTCAAGTTGCAAGAAGATTACCGAGACTAAAGGTTTGCTTTGTCTTGCTAAGATTATTGAGTCTGAGAGTGGGGAATTGCAACTTAATTGTCTTATGGCTGTCATGGAGATTGCTGCTGTGGCAGAGTCCAATGCTGATCTTAGAAGAGTTGCTTTTAAGCGAACTGCGCCTGCGGCAAAGGCGGTACTGGATCAGCTGTTGAGGGTGGTTCAGGAAGAGGGTAATCCGGCACTGGTGATTCCTGCCATTAAGGCAATTGGTTCCTTAGCCAGAAACTTTTCTGGAAAGATTCCGCAAGTTCTTGGTCCTTTAGTTGCTCAGCTTGGTAGCAGAGATGTTGACGTAGCCAGTGAGGCTGCCATTGCATTGGGAAAGTTTGTCAGCCCGGACAACTACAATTGTGTTGACCATTCTAAAGCAATACTTGAGCTTGATGGGGTTCCGAAGCTAATGAGCCTGCTGCAGATAAATGATCGCCAACAAGTTCATGGCCTGAAATTACTTTGTTACCTTGCCTTAAATGTAGGTAACAGTAAGGTCCTTGAGCAAGAACGTGCCTTGAATACCTTAGAGAGGTATGCTCGTCTTGTTCAAACACAATATTCTGATTTGAAGGACCTGCATGCAAAGGCTATACACCACCTCAGTCTTTATCAGCCAGGAGCTCAATTGCACAGACAGCCCTTGGGGCTGTAA